The DNA sequence GAGATCGCCGGAGATGCGGAAACTGATTTTGACATTCTCGACGTCGCATAAAACACCGGGCGCCGTGTGGCGCCCCCAGGATCGACCGGAGACGGTCGGCCCTGGGGGATTCATACAAAACAAAAACGGGGGATGAAATGATTGACAGAGAAAAAATTATTGAGGAATTGAGCAGGGGAACAGACGCGGAAAAAAGAGACGCGCGGATCGCGGCGGCCTATTGGGCCGGGGTTCTCGAAATTGCAACGCCGGACCAATTCTGTGAGCTGCTGGCGGAGCGCCCATCTGGGGAGATTACCGAGGTAGGCGCCGAATGGGGCGGCCCGCCGTTGGGGATGGACAATTAAAAAAACCGGGGAGTGATCCCCGGCGGGATCATCTACCAGGACGATTCCGCCGGGACTTACTCACACACAAAAGGGGGATAAGATGGGGCGTTTTTGTTATCGAGTTTTTGAGCATCAACGGGATGACAACGGTTTTGTTCCGTCCATTCTTTTCGAGGGTGAAAAAGGACACCGCCCGCTCGTGGGTCAAGGTGTCGGGGCGTCACCCTGGTACTGGGGTAAAACCTGGAAAACGGCACAAGAAACGTGTGATGCAAAAAACAAAAGCTTGGGATTGACGCGGGTTGATGTGGAAGAGATCACAGCGTCAACACTGTAAACGGGGGGATGTGATGACACGACAAGAAACACGGGAATTTATGACGGCTGCGCGAATTTTCGCGGCGGTCCTGATCCTGGCGGTCAAAGACTATTACGCCGGGACGCTGGAGCGGGAATGGTTTTTCAGTGAACGCGCAACGCTCTTGATGACCGTTGTGATTGTCGCCGGCCTGGTCAATGACGTAATAGCGGAGATCGAGACGATCCGGGCGGCGGCGTAAATTCCACCAGGGGGGAGCGGTCCCCCCAGGATGCACCGGCGGGCGTGTCCTGGGGGAATCGTTCACCACACACAATAAGGGGGATACCATACCATGAGAAACAGAAAAGAGACCATGACGCCGGGGATGATCCGCTCCCGGATCGAATCCATGAGGGCGGAGATCGACGCGCTCATTGCGCGCACGACGGCCCGCATGGGCGTTGATCAGCTTTGTCATGAAACCGGCACCATCATCACGGCGGGGGTGTAGTCATGGGAAAAAAGAAACGGGAAAAGCTAAACAAGGAAACAAAGAACATCATTAAATGGATCATCGGCCTGATGGAGCAATGCCGGGACGGCCTGGAGCTATACGAAAACTTGGAATTACTCACACAGATGATCAGCGCCGAATTTTTCGCCCGGATTGACTGGCGGGCGGTGATCCTGGCGGAACGGGAATATTGGACGGGGACATGATCCCCAGGGGCGCCCGGTGTGGCGCCCGCGAAACGCTCCCGGACCTGGGGAGTTTTTCGCGGGATTCACACAAGGGGGAGATATGAAAAAAACCAATAATAAAAAATATGCCGGGTGTTGCAATATGTTTGGCCCTATTGGAGACGACATTAAAGGGCGGCTTGATTCCTTTTTTAAAAATCCGGATGAGGCGACATGGGATGACGTCAGCGGCATCATTATCGGCGGTGATGGTCACACCACATTTTGGCAAGCGGTAATTGCCGTTGATCCGTCTTTTCCCAAAAGGGCGTCATTACGTGATCCGCTTCCCGATGAACCGCCCTTTTCAATATGGGAACGCATACCGGATGAATTCACCGCCCGGCGTGCTCTTGAATATGCGAAAACTCTAAACACCAAATAAAGGGGGAGACATGAAAAACGTCGACATGAAAACCGATGGAAACACCTTGACGATCACCATTGACTTGTCGAAAAACTACGGGCCGTCCCGGTCCGGGAAAACTCAGATCATTGCCACAACGGAGGGCAACGAAAAGGTCCCAGGCCGTGACGGCGTGATGATCGGCGTGAACGTCTATCAGAAGTGATCACCGGGGGGGCGTGTATGGCGCCCCCAGGATCGACCGGACCGGGGCCGGTCCTGGGAGATTCATACACCACAATACAAGGGGGTTTTATGGGTAATTGGTACGAGGAAAAACAGGACGCCCGGCGGGAGCGATACCTTGACCGGGCGGACAAAGCGGACCAGGAAAAGGAAAACTACTGGAAACGAACGGACGATATCGCCCGGTTTATCCCGCCTGGTCAACCTATTTTAATCGGTCACCATTCCGAAAAACGGCACCGGCGGGACCTGGAGCGCATGGACAATTTGACAAGAAAAGCGATAGACGCAAAAGAAAAAGCGGACCATTACCGGCGCAAGGCGGACGCGGTGGGCCTGGGCGGGATCAGCTCCGATGATCCGGACGCGGTGGAAAAACTCCGGGACCAGTTGGACGCCCTGGAGGAAAAGCAGCGTTTCATGAAACAGGTCAACGCGGCCTGGAAAAAAGCGGGATCGCCGGCGGCGGACAATACGGACGCATGGCGCGCGATCGCGGACGCCCTGGGCGTTGATATGGCGGACCTGGAGCGAACCAGAGAAAGCCTGGCGCGGGGATTCATTAACCGACCGTTTCCCGGTTATGAGCTCACAAACAACGGCGCGAATATCCGCCGGATCAGGGAGCGGATCGAGGAGCTGGAAAACCGGACCGCAGCGGCGCCGGATATCGAGGGCGCCGGATATCGCATAGTAGAAAACGCCGACATGAACCGGATTCAATTCTTTTTCGACGATAAACCGACACCGGAGATCAGGGCGATATTAAAGCGGAGCGGCTGGCGCTGGGCGCCGTCTGTCGGGGCCTGGCAGCGGCACCTTAACAACAATGGCCGGTATAGCGCCGGATACGTGGAAGAAAAGATAAAAGAATTTTTGTAATTTCAACCGGGGGGGGGCGTGCGGGTCCCCCAGGGGGCGCATGGTACGGCGTCCCCTGGAAGATTCACACACAATACAAGGGGGAGATATGGATTTTTTGAGAAGTAAATACACTTTCACCATGACCAGGGAAAACATGAAACGGATCAAGGAATTTATGAAAAAGCACAAGGTCCCGCATCGCCTGGATGCGGACGTAAAGAGAAATCAAAATTGGGGTCATTATGTTTTAACTATTTTCGGCGATTCAATAGTAGGCCGGACCATGAACGGCGAATATTATCATAAAAATATCCTGGTCCCGATACGGCGCATGATTGATCAATTCAGCACGTAAGTATCCCTTGTGGCCCGGATCACCGGGCCGGGCTCACGTCGTCGCATTAAAGGGAGAATGAGCCGAAAAAGCGGCGGCACAATCATCTTTATAGGGGGAAACATGGAGATCATCATTGTGTGGTTTAGGCGTTCAATGCGCGGGAGATCATGCGATATTGTGCGATCCGAGCGGCGGACGTTTGAAAACGTGTACCAGGCCGCATTACACGCAGAGCATATAATTGACGGCGCCCTGGGCGGCGCCGGGAACGGAAACGCCACGCAATACCTGATGTTTTCCCAGGATGACCGGGGGGAGATAATCGGCGTATCACTCCCGGAGAAATGATAATCGCCGGGGCGGGGATCACTCCCCGCCCGCACCGTGAAATATCCCCCAGGGGGAGCGGCGCCGGCACGGTGTCGGACGTCGCCCCCCCGTCCCCCAAAAACACCGGGGACCGGGGGCGCCGGGGAGCTGGGCGCCGGGGGGATGATCCGGGGGGACCTGGGGCCGGGGGCCATATTCCCCCCGTATCCGGGGCCTCTGAATTTCTGCAAGATTTCCCCGTATTCGGGCCGTATCCGGGACGGCAAATTTTCCCAAAAATTCCCGTATCCGGGGCGACAGAATTTCCCAAAAACCGGGAGGAAACATGACGTATCAGTGTGACATATGCGGAAAAAAGATAGACGCCGCCGGCGTATGCGACACGTGCGGCACCTGGGCCGCCGATCAGGTCCATCGCGTGATAGACGATCGCGTGTACCAGGTCCCGGTATCGGAGATCGAGGCGATCCCGGAGAAATTCCAATTCAAGCTGGATGTGGACGCCGACGG is a window from the Candidatus Zymogenaceae bacterium genome containing:
- a CDS encoding DUF3560 domain-containing protein — encoded protein: MGNWYEEKQDARRERYLDRADKADQEKENYWKRTDDIARFIPPGQPILIGHHSEKRHRRDLERMDNLTRKAIDAKEKADHYRRKADAVGLGGISSDDPDAVEKLRDQLDALEEKQRFMKQVNAAWKKAGSPAADNTDAWRAIADALGVDMADLERTRESLARGFINRPFPGYELTNNGANIRRIRERIEELENRTAAAPDIEGAGYRIVENADMNRIQFFFDDKPTPEIRAILKRSGWRWAPSVGAWQRHLNNNGRYSAGYVEEKIKEFL